The following proteins come from a genomic window of Gottfriedia acidiceleris:
- a CDS encoding response regulator transcription factor, translating into MKKVLIIEDDQSIALLQRDYLEINDFEVEIESNGKSGLQKAISNEYDLIILDLMLPELNGFEICKKIRESKDIPILIVSAKTEDIDKIRGFGLGADDFIVKPFSPSELIARVKAHLSRYQRLASKGQINEEEIQIRGLTIQKDSRKVLVNGEEKIFTTKEFNLLTFLASNPNKVFSKELLFDRIWGFETVGDISTVTVHIRKIREKIEVDPSNPNYIETIWGAGYRFKV; encoded by the coding sequence ATGAAAAAGGTTTTAATTATTGAAGATGATCAAAGTATCGCATTATTACAAAGAGATTATTTAGAAATAAATGATTTTGAAGTTGAAATAGAATCTAATGGAAAAAGCGGACTTCAAAAAGCTATATCGAATGAATATGATTTAATCATACTCGACTTAATGTTACCAGAATTAAATGGATTTGAAATATGTAAAAAAATCCGAGAAAGTAAAGACATTCCGATCCTAATTGTTTCAGCAAAAACAGAAGATATTGATAAAATTAGGGGTTTTGGTCTAGGGGCAGATGATTTTATCGTGAAACCATTTAGTCCAAGTGAATTAATAGCCAGAGTGAAAGCTCATCTTTCAAGGTATCAACGTTTAGCAAGTAAAGGTCAAATTAATGAAGAAGAAATTCAAATTAGAGGTCTTACAATTCAAAAAGATTCTAGAAAAGTTCTCGTTAATGGAGAAGAAAAAATATTCACAACGAAGGAATTTAACTTACTTACCTTTCTTGCTTCAAATCCAAATAAAGTATTTAGTAAAGAATTATTATTTGATCGAATTTGGGGATTTGAAACAGTTGGAGATATTTCTACTGTAACTGTTCATATCCGAAAAATCCGAGAAAAAATAGAAGTTGACCCGTCCAACCCAAATTATATTGAGACGATATGGGGAGCGGGATATCGGTTTAAAGTTTAA